The following proteins come from a genomic window of Sphaerisporangium rubeum:
- a CDS encoding transcriptional regulator: MLMGHAAAPVPCRLVAAAYRDEQEAADKVVRLGPGVDACLFASPVPYELARRSGVLTIPATYVHLGGPALTAALARAALDERIDPRRVSIDVLTRAEVEEAYADLGLPATGVQTREESGATGTVAGYHERLIRQGATTGALTCLPAVADRLTAAGVPTVRIRPTSAAVRTALHTAALLGAHHRLEESQLTVVLIEVPTLREPVRRAAPRYWRDELRLSLHRLLVQEANRINAAVWAIDDHSYLVTATRGSMAAATDGFRVLPFAARIRDDLGLAVEVGVGMGRTTHDAETHARAALARTQAGKQPQGFAVDREGRTLVPAPRMPPQAPGQGRPKGVEVLARLAAKLEGGDTIVDAESAGRMLGVTPRTARRLLRTLVDEGLAWPLPPNRTPQPGRPRQLYRLIVEKLGPR; this comes from the coding sequence ATGCTCATGGGTCACGCGGCGGCTCCGGTCCCGTGCCGGTTGGTGGCCGCCGCGTATCGTGACGAACAGGAGGCGGCCGACAAGGTCGTGCGCCTCGGGCCGGGGGTGGACGCGTGCCTGTTCGCGAGCCCGGTGCCCTATGAGCTTGCCAGGCGTTCAGGGGTGCTCACGATACCGGCGACGTACGTCCACCTCGGCGGGCCCGCGCTGACGGCGGCGTTGGCCCGTGCGGCGCTGGACGAGCGCATCGACCCACGGCGGGTGAGCATCGACGTGCTGACCAGGGCGGAGGTCGAGGAGGCTTATGCCGATCTCGGCCTGCCTGCCACCGGTGTGCAGACACGGGAGGAGTCAGGGGCGACCGGCACGGTCGCGGGGTACCACGAGAGATTGATCCGGCAGGGTGCGACGACCGGCGCGCTCACTTGCCTGCCCGCGGTGGCCGACCGGCTGACCGCGGCAGGGGTGCCGACGGTGCGGATCCGTCCGACGTCGGCGGCCGTGCGCACGGCCCTGCACACGGCGGCGCTGCTCGGTGCGCACCACAGGTTGGAGGAGTCGCAGCTCACGGTGGTGCTGATCGAGGTGCCGACGTTACGTGAGCCCGTACGGCGGGCTGCTCCGAGGTATTGGCGTGACGAGCTCAGGTTGTCGCTGCACCGCCTGCTGGTCCAGGAAGCCAATCGGATCAACGCCGCCGTGTGGGCGATCGACGATCACAGCTACCTGGTGACGGCGACGCGGGGCTCGATGGCCGCGGCGACCGACGGTTTCCGGGTGCTGCCGTTCGCGGCGCGCATCCGCGACGACCTCGGCCTCGCCGTCGAGGTGGGGGTCGGCATGGGCCGTACCACGCATGACGCCGAGACACACGCGCGTGCGGCACTGGCGCGCACTCAGGCCGGCAAGCAGCCTCAGGGGTTCGCCGTGGACCGGGAGGGCCGCACTCTGGTGCCGGCGCCTCGCATGCCTCCGCAGGCCCCGGGCCAGGGCAGGCCGAAGGGTGTCGAGGTGCTCGCGCGGCTGGCGGCGAAGCTGGAAGGTGGGGACACGATCGTGGACGCGGAGAGCGCCGGGCGGATGCTCGGGGTGACTCCGCGTACGGCTCGACGGCTGCTGCGCACGCTGGTTGACGAGGGACTCGCGTGGCCGCTTCCGCCGAATCGAACTCCGCAACCGGGTCGTCCGCGCCAGCTCTACCGGCTGATCGTGGAGAAGCTCGGCCCGCGCTGA
- a CDS encoding helix-turn-helix domain-containing protein, with product MNGRDRQPSPQAVADAFDQARLTQARRLAGLTKKDLAERIGVTPAAVGQYETGTTHPRPHLIPRLADELDVPLAFFLTGRPHGKLDGSMAHFRSLRSTRAHQRAKAVAFVEQVWELTHALELLVRLPRVDLPGFSGGEVHSGVELPREPAAAARALRAHWGLGTGPVAHLVRHMEAHGIVVVFPPPDEDATTVDAFSTSQLPRPIVVLTANRFDDVHRHRFTAAHELGHLVLHGDTAAGDPQQEREADAFAAEFLTPRDSVLPDLPRRLDLRRLAELRQIWGVSVDSLLYRCREVGLLSDSSTARAYQRLAALRDQPGFTAEPITTYSGEHPAMLRQAFDLARSETPLTLPRLATRLAWHPTRVRALLGLPDHRPELHLVP from the coding sequence ATGAACGGCCGTGACAGGCAGCCGTCCCCGCAGGCGGTGGCGGACGCCTTCGACCAGGCCAGGCTCACTCAGGCGCGGCGGCTCGCCGGGCTGACCAAAAAAGACCTCGCCGAGCGGATCGGCGTCACACCGGCCGCCGTGGGGCAGTACGAGACCGGCACCACCCATCCCCGGCCGCACCTGATCCCCCGGCTGGCCGACGAGCTCGACGTGCCGCTCGCGTTCTTCCTGACCGGCAGGCCGCACGGCAAACTGGACGGCTCGATGGCGCATTTCCGCAGCCTGCGGTCCACGCGTGCGCACCAGCGGGCCAAGGCGGTGGCGTTCGTCGAGCAGGTGTGGGAGCTGACCCACGCACTGGAGCTGCTGGTCCGGCTGCCTCGGGTGGATCTGCCGGGTTTCTCCGGCGGCGAGGTGCACTCAGGAGTGGAGCTGCCGCGTGAGCCCGCCGCCGCGGCCCGGGCCCTGCGCGCGCACTGGGGTCTCGGCACCGGCCCGGTCGCGCACCTCGTGCGGCACATGGAGGCGCACGGCATCGTCGTGGTCTTCCCGCCGCCGGACGAGGACGCCACCACCGTGGACGCCTTCTCCACCTCGCAGCTCCCCCGGCCCATCGTGGTGCTGACCGCCAACCGCTTCGACGACGTCCACCGCCACCGTTTCACCGCCGCGCACGAGCTCGGCCATCTCGTCCTGCACGGCGACACCGCCGCCGGCGACCCCCAGCAGGAACGCGAGGCCGACGCCTTCGCCGCCGAGTTCCTCACCCCCCGCGACAGCGTCCTCCCCGACCTTCCCCGCCGCCTCGACCTGCGCCGCCTCGCCGAGCTGCGCCAGATCTGGGGGGTCTCCGTCGACTCCCTGCTCTACCGCTGCCGCGAGGTGGGCCTGCTGTCCGACTCCTCCACGGCCCGGGCCTACCAGCGCCTCGCGGCCCTGCGCGACCAGCCGGGCTTCACCGCCGAACCCATCACCACCTACTCAGGCGAACACCCCGCCATGCTCCGCCAGGCCTTCGACCTGGCCCGCAGCGAAACCCCCCTGACCCTCCCCCGCCTGGCCACCCGCCTGGCCTGGCACCCCACCCGCGTCAGAGCCCTGCTCGGCCTCCCCGACCACCGTCCAGAGCTCCACCTCGTCCCCTGA
- a CDS encoding EamA family transporter: MRTNTHDIRVWAALAVVYVIWGSTYLAIMIAIETIPPFISGGMRFVTAALVLGAVVLALKGRRAFRMTRREFLGAALVGVLLLTAGNGMVAVAEQYITSGLAALLVASVPLWLVVFRVLARDRPHLLTVAGVLVGFCGVAGLSLDGGGSGGGVGIVILLAASLSWSVGSFLSGRVPMPKDQFAASSVEMIVGGAGMLVIGLTAGERLHVAEVTAASWLAVAYLVVAGSLVGFTSYTWLLGNAPISLVSTYAYVNPVVAVLLGFVVLHEAVTAQMLAGGLVIIVGVALVVSTERHRKRPEAPPAAEPGAAELSRS, translated from the coding sequence ATGAGGACAAACACTCATGACATCAGGGTATGGGCCGCACTGGCGGTCGTGTACGTGATCTGGGGCTCCACGTACCTCGCCATCATGATCGCGATCGAGACCATCCCGCCGTTCATCAGCGGTGGCATGCGCTTCGTCACGGCCGCCCTGGTGCTCGGAGCCGTGGTCCTCGCGCTCAAGGGCCGCCGGGCCTTCCGGATGACCCGGCGCGAGTTCCTCGGCGCGGCGCTGGTCGGCGTGCTGCTGCTCACCGCGGGCAACGGCATGGTCGCGGTGGCCGAGCAGTACATCACCTCCGGCCTCGCCGCGCTGCTCGTCGCCTCCGTGCCGCTGTGGCTGGTGGTGTTCCGCGTGCTCGCACGCGACCGGCCGCACCTGCTGACCGTCGCCGGGGTGCTCGTCGGTTTCTGCGGCGTCGCGGGCCTGTCCCTGGACGGCGGGGGCTCGGGAGGCGGCGTCGGCATCGTCATCCTGCTCGCCGCGTCCCTGTCGTGGTCGGTGGGGTCGTTCCTCTCGGGCCGTGTCCCCATGCCGAAGGACCAGTTCGCCGCGAGCTCCGTCGAGATGATCGTCGGCGGCGCCGGCATGCTCGTCATCGGCCTCACCGCCGGCGAGCGGCTGCACGTCGCCGAGGTCACCGCCGCGTCCTGGCTCGCCGTGGCCTACCTGGTGGTGGCCGGCTCACTGGTGGGCTTCACGTCGTACACCTGGCTGCTCGGCAACGCACCCATCTCGCTGGTGTCCACGTACGCCTACGTCAACCCCGTGGTCGCGGTGCTGCTCGGCTTCGTGGTGCTGCACGAGGCCGTCACCGCGCAGATGCTCGCCGGCGGCCTGGTGATCATCGTCGGCGTCGCTCTCGTGGTGTCCACAGAACGCCACAGGAAGCGGCCCGAGGCCCCGCCTGCCGCGGAACCCGGCGCGGCCGAGCTCAGCCGTTCCTGA
- the purD gene encoding phosphoribosylamine--glycine ligase, protein MRVLVIGSGGREHALCRALALDPEVSELHCAPGNAGIASVAAVHPVVATDPEQVTALVSRLGADLVVVGPEAPLVAGVADAVRAAGVACFGPSAEAARIEGSKAFAKDIMIAAGVPTAGSRVCATPEQARAALEEFGAPYVVKDDGLAAGKGVVVTSDLGEALAHAAACERVVIEEYLDGPEVSLFALCDGATAVPLQAAQDFKRALDGDAGPNTGGMGAYTPLPWAPEGLTGQVMAEIVLPTITELARRGTPYTGVLYAGLALTEAGPKVIEFNARFGDPETQVVLDRLATPLASLLHACATGTLAAHPAPRHSEGAAVTVVLAAENYPASPVTGDVIEGLDVPLKDAYVLHAGTRPADGQVVSAGGRVLNVVGTGPTLKDARAAAYAALAHIRLRGSHHRTDIAAAAAGG, encoded by the coding sequence GTGCGCGTACTAGTGATTGGATCCGGTGGCCGGGAGCACGCTCTGTGCCGTGCGCTGGCCCTGGACCCCGAGGTGTCCGAGCTCCACTGCGCTCCCGGCAACGCCGGCATCGCGTCGGTCGCCGCCGTCCACCCGGTGGTGGCGACCGACCCCGAGCAGGTGACGGCGCTCGTCTCACGGCTCGGCGCCGACCTGGTGGTCGTCGGGCCGGAGGCGCCGCTGGTCGCGGGGGTGGCCGACGCGGTGCGCGCCGCCGGTGTCGCGTGCTTCGGGCCGTCGGCCGAGGCGGCGCGCATCGAGGGCTCCAAGGCGTTCGCCAAGGACATCATGATCGCCGCCGGGGTGCCGACCGCCGGGTCCCGCGTGTGCGCCACCCCCGAGCAGGCCCGCGCCGCGCTCGAGGAGTTCGGCGCGCCGTACGTCGTCAAGGACGACGGCCTCGCGGCAGGCAAGGGGGTCGTCGTCACCTCCGACCTCGGCGAGGCGCTCGCGCACGCCGCCGCCTGTGAGCGCGTGGTCATCGAGGAGTACCTCGACGGCCCCGAGGTCTCCCTGTTCGCGCTCTGCGACGGCGCCACCGCCGTCCCCCTCCAGGCCGCACAGGACTTCAAGCGTGCTCTGGACGGCGACGCCGGCCCCAACACCGGCGGCATGGGGGCCTACACCCCGCTGCCGTGGGCCCCTGAGGGCCTGACCGGCCAGGTGATGGCCGAGATCGTCCTCCCCACCATCACCGAGCTCGCGCGCCGCGGCACGCCGTACACCGGCGTCCTGTACGCGGGGCTGGCCCTGACCGAGGCCGGCCCCAAGGTCATCGAGTTCAACGCGCGCTTCGGCGACCCCGAGACCCAGGTGGTGCTCGACCGCCTCGCGACCCCCCTGGCGTCGCTCCTGCACGCCTGCGCCACCGGCACCCTCGCGGCCCACCCCGCGCCGCGCCACAGCGAAGGCGCCGCCGTGACCGTCGTCCTCGCCGCCGAGAACTACCCGGCCTCCCCGGTGACCGGCGACGTCATCGAAGGCCTGGACGTCCCGCTGAAGGACGCCTACGTCCTGCACGCCGGCACCAGACCGGCCGACGGCCAGGTGGTCAGCGCCGGCGGCCGCGTGCTCAACGTCGTCGGCACCGGCCCCACCCTGAAGGACGCGCGCGCCGCCGCCTACGCCGCCTTGGCCCACATCCGCCTGCGCGGCTCCCACCACCGCACCGACATCGCCGCGGCCGCCGCCGGCGGCTGA
- a CDS encoding magnesium and cobalt transport protein CorA produces MRSSTLFQRINRHPRATHVRIGAPAATTPRHHVPDPRCVPPSDSLVEFGAYIGGKRVDVPGIPEAVSLVRDHNNAVGAPEAYVWVGLHEPEAPEVEWLAEVFGLHPLAVEDAVKAHQRPKAERYGDSLFVVLKTVAFLDHDELTASSEIIGVGEIMLFVGSDFVVTVRHGSHCSLSEVRGRLEAKPKLLSRGPAGVLHAIADHVVDRYLSVADLMQAELEEVEAAVFADVSSRDIGRIYQLKREMIEMKRAVTPLRTPLSALPQRRMIPSDMRDYFRDVGDHLARVCEQVESSNELCNSILQAALARSNALANEDMRKISAWVAIISVPTMIAGIYGMNFTHMPGLTAMWGYPVVIGTMLVICSLLYRGFRRNSWL; encoded by the coding sequence ATGCGCTCGTCCACGCTTTTCCAGCGGATCAACCGCCACCCCCGTGCCACGCACGTACGCATCGGCGCGCCTGCCGCGACGACCCCGCGCCACCACGTCCCCGACCCGAGGTGCGTGCCGCCGAGCGACTCCCTGGTGGAGTTCGGCGCCTACATCGGCGGCAAGCGGGTCGACGTCCCCGGCATCCCCGAGGCCGTGAGCCTGGTCAGAGACCACAACAACGCCGTCGGAGCCCCCGAGGCGTACGTCTGGGTCGGCCTGCACGAGCCCGAGGCGCCGGAGGTCGAGTGGCTGGCCGAGGTGTTCGGCCTGCACCCCCTGGCCGTCGAGGACGCCGTCAAGGCGCACCAGCGGCCGAAGGCCGAGCGGTACGGCGACTCGCTGTTCGTCGTGCTGAAGACCGTGGCGTTCCTCGACCACGACGAGCTCACCGCGTCCAGCGAGATCATCGGCGTCGGCGAGATCATGCTTTTCGTCGGCTCCGACTTCGTGGTCACCGTGCGCCACGGCAGCCACTGCTCGCTGTCGGAGGTGCGCGGCCGGCTGGAGGCCAAGCCCAAGCTGCTGTCCCGCGGCCCGGCCGGTGTCCTGCACGCCATCGCCGACCACGTCGTGGACCGCTATCTGAGCGTGGCGGACCTGATGCAGGCCGAGCTGGAGGAGGTCGAGGCGGCGGTCTTCGCCGACGTCAGCTCACGCGACATCGGCCGCATCTACCAGCTCAAGCGCGAGATGATCGAGATGAAGCGCGCCGTCACGCCGCTGCGCACGCCGCTGAGCGCGCTGCCGCAGCGCCGCATGATCCCCTCCGACATGCGCGACTACTTCCGCGACGTCGGCGACCACCTGGCCAGGGTGTGCGAGCAGGTCGAGTCCTCCAACGAGCTGTGCAACTCGATCCTGCAGGCCGCGCTGGCCAGGTCCAACGCTCTGGCCAACGAGGACATGCGCAAGATCTCCGCGTGGGTCGCCATCATCTCGGTGCCGACCATGATCGCCGGCATCTACGGCATGAACTTCACCCACATGCCGGGCCTGACGGCCATGTGGGGTTACCCCGTGGTCATCGGCACCATGCTGGTGATCTGCTCCCTGCTGTACCGGGGTTTCCGCCGCAACAGCTGGCTGTGA
- a CDS encoding metalloregulator ArsR/SmtB family transcription factor: MHAFDILGDPVRRRILEVLAGGELTSGAVSEVMRREFGISQPAVSQHLRVLRDAGFASVRPEGTRRLYTVNTEALREVDAWLDNFRRAVTPPLMALDTEIARGRRERRLREPGAGEKDRRKGQGSSP, from the coding sequence GTGCACGCGTTCGATATTCTCGGCGACCCGGTGCGCCGCAGGATCCTTGAGGTGCTGGCCGGCGGCGAACTGACCTCCGGAGCGGTGTCGGAGGTCATGCGGCGCGAGTTCGGCATCTCACAGCCGGCCGTGTCCCAGCACCTGCGGGTGCTGCGTGACGCGGGTTTCGCGAGCGTACGACCCGAAGGCACCCGCCGCCTGTACACGGTGAACACCGAGGCGCTGCGCGAGGTCGACGCCTGGCTGGACAACTTCCGCCGCGCCGTGACGCCACCGCTGATGGCTCTCGACACCGAGATCGCCAGAGGCAGGCGCGAGCGGCGGCTGCGCGAGCCAGGCGCCGGCGAGAAAGACCGACGAAAAGGACAAGGGAGTTCCCCGTGA
- the hisC gene encoding histidinol-phosphate transaminase — MPRFRGILDELPAYRPGKAVVAPDGRSFKLSSNESPYDPLPPVVEAVAAAAREIHRYPDPACTRLTEALAERYGVPQEHVALGAGSVTVAQQLLETVGEPGAEVVYAWRSFEAYPLLADLAGVTSVRVPLAEETHDLEAMAAAVTPRTRLVFVCNPNNPTGTVNRTDELVAFLDTVPQDVLVVLDEAYHEYVRDAGVPDGLRLYADRPNVAVLRTFSKAYGLAGLRVGYLIGHPPVAEAVRKTMVPFAVNALAQAAAVASLAAEEQLLERVEAVVKERTRVRDGLLAQGWAVPPTEANFVWLRLGERTMAFAERCAADGVAVRPFAGEGARVSIGSPEANDALLSAAEDFRNG; from the coding sequence ATGCCGCGATTTCGAGGGATTCTGGATGAGCTGCCGGCGTACCGGCCGGGGAAGGCCGTGGTCGCTCCGGACGGCCGGTCGTTCAAGCTGTCGTCGAACGAGAGTCCGTACGATCCGCTGCCGCCGGTCGTCGAGGCGGTGGCCGCGGCGGCCCGCGAGATCCACCGGTACCCCGACCCGGCGTGCACGCGGCTCACCGAGGCGCTGGCCGAGCGGTACGGCGTGCCGCAGGAGCACGTGGCGCTCGGCGCGGGTTCCGTCACCGTGGCGCAGCAGCTTCTGGAGACCGTCGGCGAGCCGGGGGCCGAGGTCGTGTACGCGTGGCGGTCGTTCGAGGCGTACCCGCTGCTCGCCGACCTCGCCGGGGTGACGTCGGTCCGGGTGCCGCTCGCCGAGGAGACGCACGACCTCGAGGCGATGGCGGCGGCGGTCACGCCGCGCACCCGGCTGGTGTTCGTGTGCAACCCCAACAACCCGACCGGCACGGTGAACCGCACCGACGAGCTGGTGGCGTTCCTCGACACGGTGCCGCAGGACGTGCTGGTCGTGCTGGACGAGGCCTACCACGAGTACGTCAGGGACGCCGGTGTCCCCGACGGGCTGCGGCTGTACGCCGACCGGCCCAACGTCGCGGTGCTGCGCACCTTCTCCAAGGCGTACGGCCTCGCGGGTCTGCGGGTCGGCTACCTCATCGGTCACCCGCCGGTGGCCGAGGCGGTGCGCAAGACCATGGTGCCGTTCGCGGTGAACGCGCTGGCGCAGGCCGCGGCGGTCGCCTCGCTGGCCGCCGAGGAGCAGCTGCTGGAGCGTGTGGAGGCCGTGGTCAAGGAGCGCACCCGGGTGCGTGACGGGCTGCTGGCCCAGGGGTGGGCCGTGCCGCCGACCGAGGCCAACTTCGTGTGGCTGCGCCTCGGCGAGCGCACCATGGCGTTCGCCGAGCGTTGCGCCGCCGACGGCGTCGCGGTGCGGCCGTTCGCCGGCGAGGGGGCCCGGGTTTCCATCGGCTCGCCTGAGGCGAACGACGCGCTGCTGTCGGCCGCTGAGGACTTCAGGAACGGCTGA
- the murA gene encoding UDP-N-acetylglucosamine 1-carboxyvinyltransferase: MVRYRVRGGNALRGTAFIQGAKNAVLPMIGAALLAADGRTVLRNVPIIEDVRRAVELARAVGADVQLHEAERTLVIDASKLTSPVLPADIARRFRGSVLFVPALLHRLGEAVIEGVGGCNLGSRNLDFHYLGYKRLGAMVDEDESVIHVKAAGLTGAQLYLDTPSHTGTENLIMAAALARGTTVIENAALEPEVLDVIAMLTRMGAKISGGGTGFITVEGVDELTAVEHRVMPDRLDAGVFAMAAAITGGEVNLVGTSLEHLGVVRWKLEQMGVEFASDGAVLNVRRHRPLRPINVITDTYPGFATDLQSPIMTVACLADGASYIHERIFDGRFALAGELNKMGAGIEVDGSRAVVHGPTPLTGTEVTAHDLRSGIALVLAGLAAEGETVIAPGYLIDRGHHDLAVRMKALGGDVVREISPKT; the protein is encoded by the coding sequence ATGGTTCGTTACCGCGTGCGCGGTGGCAACGCCTTGCGCGGAACCGCCTTCATCCAGGGAGCGAAGAACGCCGTGCTCCCCATGATCGGTGCGGCGCTGCTCGCCGCCGACGGCCGCACGGTCCTGCGCAACGTCCCCATCATCGAAGACGTGCGGCGGGCCGTCGAGCTGGCCCGCGCGGTCGGCGCCGACGTCCAGCTCCACGAGGCCGAGCGCACCCTGGTGATCGACGCGTCCAAGCTGACCAGCCCGGTGCTCCCCGCCGACATCGCGCGCCGTTTCCGCGGTTCTGTGCTGTTCGTGCCGGCGTTGCTGCACCGGCTCGGCGAGGCGGTCATCGAAGGTGTCGGCGGCTGCAATCTCGGCAGCCGCAACCTCGACTTCCACTACCTCGGCTACAAGCGGCTCGGCGCGATGGTCGACGAGGATGAGAGCGTCATCCACGTCAAGGCCGCCGGCCTGACCGGCGCGCAGCTCTATCTCGACACCCCCTCGCACACCGGCACCGAGAACCTCATCATGGCGGCGGCCCTGGCCAGGGGCACGACCGTCATCGAGAACGCCGCGCTCGAACCCGAGGTCCTCGACGTCATCGCCATGCTCACCCGCATGGGTGCCAAGATCAGCGGCGGCGGCACCGGCTTCATCACCGTCGAAGGCGTGGACGAGCTCACCGCGGTCGAGCACCGCGTGATGCCGGACCGGCTCGACGCCGGCGTGTTCGCCATGGCGGCGGCCATCACCGGCGGCGAGGTCAACCTCGTCGGCACGTCCCTGGAGCACCTCGGGGTGGTCCGGTGGAAGCTGGAGCAGATGGGTGTGGAGTTCGCCAGCGACGGCGCGGTGCTCAACGTGCGCCGGCACCGGCCGCTGCGGCCGATCAACGTCATCACCGACACCTACCCGGGTTTCGCCACCGACCTGCAGTCCCCGATCATGACGGTGGCGTGCCTCGCGGACGGCGCGAGCTATATTCACGAACGCATCTTCGACGGCCGTTTCGCGCTCGCGGGAGAGCTCAACAAAATGGGGGCCGGCATCGAGGTCGACGGCAGCCGTGCCGTCGTGCACGGCCCCACTCCGCTGACCGGAACGGAGGTAACGGCGCACGACCTTCGTTCCGGAATCGCGCTCGTGCTCGCCGGCCTCGCGGCCGAGGGTGAGACCGTCATCGCCCCCGGCTATCTCATCGACCGCGGCCACCATGACCTCGCGGTGCGCATGAAGGCCCTGGGTGGAGATGTGGTAAGAGAGATTTCCCCGAAGACGTGA
- a CDS encoding NUDIX hydrolase translates to MIPRIPVSVDLVVLTVRHQQLCALVWKRDRSPYEGHWALSGGFIQLEEDLPAAAARVLAERAGLPGAPVHLEQLRTYGYPDRDPRQRVLSVAYLGLAPDLPAPSEAHMSWQPVSSLTTMAFDHRRIMLDGIERAGAKLEYTSLGAAFCPAEFTVADLRRVYEIVWGRPLDPRNFHRKVTKADGFLVPTGRTTTRDGGRPAMLYRRGPAELLHPPMLRVAG, encoded by the coding sequence ATGATCCCACGCATTCCCGTCAGCGTGGATCTCGTCGTCCTCACGGTGCGCCACCAGCAGCTCTGCGCACTGGTCTGGAAACGCGACCGCTCGCCGTACGAGGGCCACTGGGCCCTGTCCGGCGGCTTCATCCAACTGGAGGAGGACCTCCCCGCCGCGGCGGCCCGGGTGCTCGCCGAGCGCGCCGGCCTGCCGGGGGCCCCGGTGCATCTGGAGCAGCTGCGCACGTACGGCTACCCCGACCGCGACCCGCGCCAGCGGGTGCTGAGCGTCGCCTACCTCGGCCTGGCGCCGGACCTGCCGGCCCCGAGCGAGGCCCACATGAGCTGGCAGCCGGTGTCGTCACTGACCACGATGGCGTTCGACCACCGGCGCATCATGCTCGACGGCATCGAGCGGGCCGGCGCCAAGCTGGAGTACACCTCCCTCGGCGCGGCCTTCTGTCCCGCGGAGTTCACCGTGGCCGACCTGCGCCGGGTCTACGAGATCGTCTGGGGTCGTCCCCTGGACCCGCGCAACTTCCACCGCAAGGTCACCAAGGCCGACGGCTTCCTCGTCCCCACCGGCCGCACCACGACCCGCGACGGCGGCCGGCCCGCCATGCTGTACCGCCGGGGCCCGGCCGAGCTGCTCCACCCCCCGATGCTCCGCGTGGCGGGCTGA
- a CDS encoding SRPBCC domain-containing protein, translated as MIDTTEQISAVKRTIGSRTLDAGEARVLTATQTYDAPVEEVWDALTNIERIPRWFLPISGELKVGGSYQFEGNAGGTVERCDAPTSFAATWEFGGQVSWIEVTLTPAPGGGTTFTLEHTAAVDDDMWVQFGPGAVGIGWDMGILGLAGHLGTGASIEPGKAAEEWLASDDGRRFTALSSASWADASIAAGTDEAEARAAADRITAMYTGADQQG; from the coding sequence GTGATCGATACGACCGAGCAGATCAGCGCCGTCAAGCGCACCATCGGCAGCCGCACGCTGGACGCCGGAGAGGCCCGGGTGCTGACCGCGACCCAGACCTACGACGCTCCCGTCGAGGAGGTGTGGGACGCGCTCACGAACATCGAGCGCATCCCGCGCTGGTTCCTGCCGATCAGCGGCGAGCTGAAGGTCGGCGGCAGCTACCAGTTCGAAGGCAACGCCGGCGGCACCGTCGAGCGGTGCGACGCGCCGACGAGCTTCGCGGCCACCTGGGAGTTCGGCGGCCAGGTGAGCTGGATCGAGGTCACGCTCACCCCCGCACCCGGCGGCGGCACGACGTTCACCCTTGAGCACACCGCCGCCGTGGACGACGACATGTGGGTCCAGTTCGGCCCCGGCGCCGTCGGCATCGGCTGGGACATGGGGATACTCGGCCTCGCGGGACACCTCGGCACCGGCGCGTCCATCGAGCCCGGCAAGGCCGCCGAGGAGTGGCTCGCCTCCGACGACGGCAGGCGCTTCACCGCGCTCAGCAGCGCGAGCTGGGCCGACGCCAGCATCGCCGCCGGCACCGACGAGGCCGAGGCCCGCGCCGCCGCCGACCGCATCACCGCCATGTACACCGGCGCCGACCAGCAGGGCTGA
- the tenA gene encoding thiaminase II, with translation MTVDESTTSPVSASGSSFSTELWRAIEPVYAAILSHPFITGLADGTLPKEAFGYFVAQDSHYLRDYARALSVCAAKAPDEDDVRAFAGDAVGAVAAEQEMHGAFMADLGGVTEHDAPVAPTTRAYTSYLLATVYGGSFLDGLAAVLPCYWIYARVGEALLERSSPDPLYRRWIDAYGDEGFQAVVRRVVGLTDRAGAEATAAQRARALDHFVTTARYEWMFWDAAWRRETWPV, from the coding sequence ATGACCGTCGACGAGTCCACCACGTCCCCCGTGTCCGCGTCCGGGAGTTCGTTCAGCACCGAGCTGTGGCGGGCCATCGAGCCTGTGTACGCCGCGATCCTCTCCCATCCCTTCATCACCGGGCTGGCGGACGGCACGCTGCCGAAGGAGGCGTTCGGGTACTTCGTCGCGCAGGACTCGCATTACCTGAGGGACTACGCGCGTGCGCTCTCGGTGTGCGCGGCCAAGGCCCCCGACGAGGACGACGTGCGTGCGTTCGCGGGGGACGCGGTGGGGGCCGTGGCGGCCGAGCAGGAGATGCACGGCGCGTTCATGGCGGACCTCGGGGGTGTGACGGAGCACGACGCGCCGGTGGCGCCGACGACGCGCGCGTACACCAGTTATCTGCTCGCCACGGTGTACGGCGGGTCGTTCCTCGACGGGCTGGCCGCGGTGCTGCCCTGCTACTGGATCTACGCCAGGGTCGGCGAGGCGCTGCTCGAGCGGTCGTCCCCCGACCCGCTGTACCGCCGCTGGATCGACGCGTACGGGGACGAGGGCTTCCAGGCCGTGGTGCGGCGCGTGGTCGGCCTCACCGACCGCGCCGGCGCGGAGGCCACGGCCGCGCAGCGCGCGCGGGCCCTGGACCACTTCGTGACCACGGCGCGGTACGAGTGGATGTTCTGGGACGCCGCCTGGCGCCGCGAGACCTGGCCGGTGTGA